In Carya illinoinensis cultivar Pawnee chromosome 16, C.illinoinensisPawnee_v1, whole genome shotgun sequence, a single window of DNA contains:
- the LOC122298570 gene encoding protein NIM1-INTERACTING 2-like produces MPVSVNFGRMAGSKKTGIEERRKPEDGVVSGRRKRVREDFPTGHDVVSGRQEEAVDDAVTEEEVEEFFAILRRIHVAVSYFKGAGKGNGHLKSMAIDLEGEGHEEVTGVQGEEQRKRKEEEGIKEQAGFDLNLDPDPDCEPI; encoded by the coding sequence ATGCCCGTTTCGGTGAACTTTGGACGCATGGCAGGCAGCAAGAAGACGGGTATTGAGGAGAGAAGGAAGCCGGAGGACGGTGTCGTTTCAGGACGGCGGAAGAGGGTCCGAGAAGATTTCCCGACGGGGCACGACGTCGTTTCCGGGAGGCAGGAGGAGGCTGTAGATGACGCCGTGACggaggaggaggtggaggagTTCTTCGCGATCCTGAGGCGAATACACGTGGCGGTTAGTTACTTCAAGGGCGCCGGCAAAGGCAACGGGCATCTTAAGTCAATGGCAATTGATCTCGAGGGGGAGGGGCACGAGGAAGTTACTGGCGTACAAGGAGAGGAACAACGCAAGAGGAAGGAGGAGGAGGGCATCAAGGAGCAGGCGGGTTTCGACTTGAACTTGGATCCGGATCCAGATTGTGAACCGATTTAG